The nucleotide sequence AAATCATGATATAACTTTTTCGCTGTCTCATTGCTGAGCATAAAATCCTTATCCATAAACTTTTTCATAGGTATACCTCCAAATATTACAAAATTTTTATTACTTTATAATAGGTTTATATATTTACAATATAGTTAAGCGTATGATAGAAATTATTTACAAAATATTCATAATTCCCTCACATAGCTATCCTTGTATATTATACACTATAACACACTAATATTGCAAATGTTTTTTTAAGTATATTAACGGATTAATTGACTTATGCGAAAACAAAACCTTTCATTTTGATAATCTGTATTTCTCTTTAGCAAATTTTCTGTATTTTTAGAAAAACTATTGATTTATTGCCACGGCTTTGATGACATCAGTGNNNNNNNNNNNNNNNNNNNNNNNNNNNNNNNNNNNNNNNNNNNNNNNNNNNNNNNNNNNNNNNNNNNNNNNNNNNNNNNNNNNNNNNNNNNNNNNNNNNNNNNNNNNNNNNNNNNNNNNNNNNNNNNNNNNNNNNNNNNNNNNNNNNNNNNNNNNNNNNNNNNNNNNNNNNNNNNNNNNNNNNNNNNNNNNNNNNNNNNNNNNNNNNNNNNNNNNNNNNNNNNNNNNNNNNNNNNNNNNNNNNNNNNNNNNNNNNNNNNNNNNNNNNNNNNNNNNNNNNNNNNNNNNNNNNNNNNNNNNNNNNNNNNNNNNNNNNNNNNNNNNNNNNNNNNNNNNNNNNNNNNNNNNNNNNNNNNNNNNNNNNNNNNNNNNNNNNNNNNNNNNNNNNNNNNNNNNNNNNNNNNNNNNNNNNNNNNNNNNNNNNNNNNNNNNNNNNNNNNNNNNNNNNNNNNNNNNNNNNNNNNNNNNNNNNNNNNNNNNNNNNNNNNNNNNNNNNNNNNNNNTTTATTGCCACGGCTTTGATGACATCAGTGTTCATGAGGAGAGGATTCAGCAGGTATGTAAATATATTATAAACTATTATAACCAGCAGATTACTCTTGCTGACATTTCTAAGATGGCATATATGAGCCCGACTTATTTTTCTAAAAAGTTTAAAAAAGTAACCGGGTTTGGATTTAATGAATATCTAAATAACGTCCGCATAAAAATGGCGACAAACATGCTTGTTGAGACCCAGTATTCAGTAACCGAAATTGCCAGATTCTGCGGATATAAAGACAGCAATTATTTCGGCGACGTATTTAAAAAGATAATGGGGGTTTCACCAAGCAAATACAGAAAAGCGAATTATACATTTTAAAATAATATCAGCGTAAACCTGACAAAAACGAAAAATTTACAATATAAAAAGCACCTTCTTTGGTTTTATCTACCATGGGAGGTGTTTTACTTTGTCAGAAATAAATGTAAGATACATAAAAATAAAACCGGCTCCGCGAAAACGGAGCCGGTTAACTGTTTATATTTTATATTTTAGAATCAGAATAATTATTAGATTATACTTACAAATTTATGGGCTCGTTTATGTTACTCTTTCAGATTTCATAATCATTAAACTTTTTAAATTTTCCGAATTCTTATAACACGATAACAAACATTATTCTTATAACCCAATAGCAAACATTCTTACCAT is from Monoglobus pectinilyticus and encodes:
- a CDS encoding helix-turn-helix domain-containing protein yields the protein YCHGFDDISVHEERIQQVCKYIINYYNQQITLADISKMAYMSPTYFSKKFKKVTGFGFNEYLNNVRIKMATNMLVETQYSVTEIARFCGYKDSNYFGDVFKKIMGVSPSKYRKANYTF